The following are from one region of the Stanieria cyanosphaera PCC 7437 genome:
- the remA gene encoding extracellular matrix/biofilm regulator RemA, translated as MDIQLINIGFGNIVSANRIIAIVSPESAPIKRIITEARERGQLVDATYGRRTRAVIITDSSHVVLSAIQPETVAHRFVGSKDTQANSN; from the coding sequence ATGGATATACAATTAATCAATATTGGTTTCGGAAATATAGTCTCGGCTAATCGAATTATTGCTATTGTCAGTCCTGAGTCTGCACCAATTAAGCGGATTATTACTGAAGCGAGAGAACGAGGACAATTAGTAGATGCTACTTATGGTCGTCGAACTCGGGCAGTAATTATCACTGATTCTTCTCATGTGGTATTATCAGCAATTCAGCCAGAAACTGTAGCACACCGCTTTGTGGGTAGTAAGGACACCCAAGCTAATAGCAATTAA
- a CDS encoding phosphoketolase family protein — MTFTPTKPTFASAKDYLNPEEIQKINAYWRAANYLSVGQIYLYDNPLLKEPLKLEHIKPRLLGHWGTTPGLNFIYIHLNRVIKAQDLNVIYIAGPGHGGPGLVANTYLEGTYSEYYPNIAQDEAGMKKLFKQFSFPGGIPSHVAPETPGSIHEGGELGYALSHAYGAAFDNPDLIVATVVGDGEAETGALAASWHSNKFLNPVIDGAVLPILHLNGYKIANPTVLARLSHEELESLLIGYGYKPYFVEGSDPADMHNLMAKTLDTVIAEIKEIQTDARQNGFTKRRQWPMIVLRSPKGWTGPKEVDGKKTEGSWRSHQVPFADLAGNPDHIKLLEDWMKSYKPEELFDENGTFLPELAELAPKGTRRMGDNPHANGGILLKALKMPDFRNYAVEVNQPGKITAESVRQMGNFLRDVIKLNPRNFRLMGPDETASNRLSSVFEVTERVWTAEIIPEDIHLSSQGRVMEILSEHTCQGWLEGYLLTGRHGFFSCYEAFIHIIDSMFNQHAKWLKTTSQEIPWRRPIASLNYLLTSHVWRQDHNGFSHQDPGFIDHVVNKKSEIIRVYLPPDANTLLSVTDHCLRSRNYVNVIVAGKQPELQYLDLDAAIKHCTAGIGIWEWASNDKGSEPDVVMACAGDVPTLETLAAVDLLRQYFPQLKVRVINVVDLMTLQPETEHPHGLSDKDFDSIFTTDKPIIFAYHGYPWLIHRLTYRRTNHKNLHVRGYKEEGTTTTPFDMVVLNDLDRFHLVADVIDRVSHLGYTAAYVKQEIRDKLIEHKHYVTKYGEDLPEIRDWIWPY, encoded by the coding sequence ATGACATTCACACCAACTAAACCAACTTTTGCTTCGGCAAAAGATTATTTAAATCCCGAAGAAATTCAAAAAATTAATGCTTATTGGCGCGCAGCTAACTATCTTTCCGTAGGACAAATTTATCTTTACGATAATCCTTTACTCAAAGAACCCTTAAAACTAGAACATATTAAACCAAGATTATTAGGACATTGGGGAACAACACCAGGGTTAAACTTTATTTACATTCATCTCAATCGCGTAATTAAAGCCCAAGATTTGAATGTAATCTATATTGCAGGTCCCGGTCATGGTGGGCCAGGTTTGGTAGCCAATACTTATTTAGAAGGAACTTACAGCGAATACTACCCCAACATTGCTCAAGATGAAGCAGGAATGAAAAAACTCTTCAAACAGTTTTCCTTTCCTGGTGGTATTCCTAGTCATGTTGCCCCTGAAACACCTGGATCGATTCATGAAGGAGGAGAATTAGGTTATGCCCTTTCTCACGCTTATGGGGCTGCTTTTGATAACCCTGATTTAATCGTCGCAACTGTTGTTGGAGATGGTGAGGCTGAAACTGGGGCATTAGCTGCTAGTTGGCATTCCAATAAATTTCTTAATCCCGTTATTGATGGGGCTGTTTTACCGATTTTGCACCTTAATGGTTATAAAATTGCCAATCCTACTGTTTTAGCCCGTCTTAGTCATGAAGAATTAGAAAGCCTCTTGATTGGCTATGGTTACAAACCTTATTTTGTCGAAGGTTCAGATCCTGCCGATATGCACAACTTGATGGCAAAGACACTAGACACAGTTATTGCCGAAATTAAAGAAATTCAAACCGATGCCCGTCAAAATGGTTTTACCAAACGTCGACAATGGCCGATGATTGTTTTACGTAGTCCCAAAGGTTGGACAGGACCAAAAGAAGTAGATGGCAAAAAAACCGAAGGTTCATGGCGATCGCATCAAGTGCCTTTTGCCGATTTAGCAGGTAATCCAGACCACATCAAACTGTTAGAAGATTGGATGAAGAGTTACAAACCAGAAGAACTCTTTGACGAAAACGGAACTTTTCTCCCTGAACTTGCTGAACTTGCCCCCAAAGGTACTAGAAGAATGGGAGATAATCCCCATGCTAATGGCGGTATTTTGTTAAAAGCCTTAAAAATGCCAGATTTTAGGAATTATGCAGTTGAAGTCAATCAACCAGGTAAAATTACGGCGGAATCAGTTCGTCAGATGGGTAATTTTCTGCGAGATGTCATCAAACTTAATCCTCGAAACTTTCGTTTGATGGGACCTGATGAAACCGCTTCCAATCGCCTTAGTTCAGTCTTTGAAGTCACCGAAAGAGTTTGGACAGCAGAAATAATTCCTGAAGATATTCATCTTTCTTCTCAAGGAAGAGTGATGGAAATTTTGAGTGAACATACTTGTCAGGGATGGTTGGAAGGCTACTTATTAACTGGTCGTCACGGCTTCTTTTCTTGTTACGAAGCATTCATTCATATTATTGATTCAATGTTTAACCAACACGCCAAATGGTTAAAAACTACCAGTCAAGAAATTCCCTGGCGTAGACCAATTGCCTCTTTAAATTATCTGCTAACCTCTCACGTCTGGCGACAAGATCATAACGGTTTTTCTCATCAAGATCCAGGTTTTATCGACCACGTAGTTAATAAAAAATCAGAAATTATCCGCGTCTATCTTCCCCCTGATGCCAATACTTTATTATCTGTTACCGATCATTGTTTGCGGAGTCGTAACTACGTCAATGTGATTGTGGCAGGAAAACAACCAGAATTACAATATTTGGATCTGGATGCAGCCATTAAACACTGTACTGCTGGTATAGGTATTTGGGAATGGGCAAGTAACGATAAAGGTAGTGAACCTGATGTTGTGATGGCTTGTGCAGGAGATGTGCCAACTTTAGAAACTCTAGCTGCGGTAGATTTATTGCGTCAGTATTTCCCTCAATTAAAAGTTAGGGTAATCAATGTGGTTGACTTGATGACTCTACAACCTGAAACTGAACATCCTCACGGTTTATCAGACAAAGATTTTGACTCGATCTTTACTACCGACAAACCGATTATTTTTGCCTATCATGGTTATCCTTGGTTAATTCATCGTTTAACATATCGCCGTACCAATCACAAAAATCTTCATGTTCGAGGATACAAAGAAGAGGGAACTACTACAACTCCCTTTGATATGGTGGTACTTAACGATTTAGATCGTTTCCACTTGGTTGCAGATGTGATTGATCGCGTTTCTCATTTGGGTTATACTGCTGCCTATGTTAAGCAAGAAATTCGCGACAAATTAATTGAACATAAGCATTACGTCACTAAATACGGAGAAGATCTGCCAGAAATTCGCGACTGGATTTGGCCTTATTAA
- a CDS encoding DUF1810 domain-containing protein: MSEQDPFDLNRFINTQNQVFDRVLAELKNGRKRSHWMWYTFPQLDGLAQSTTSKYYAIKSPEEAIAYLNHPVLGARILECANTIVAIEGKTVSEIFGYPDDLKLKSSMTLFSEVSAEPIFIRVLDRYFHGDRDDRTLQLLKKLKNTK; encoded by the coding sequence ATGAGCGAACAAGATCCTTTTGACTTAAATCGTTTCATCAACACACAAAACCAAGTTTTCGACCGCGTTTTGGCAGAGTTAAAAAATGGTCGCAAGCGATCGCATTGGATGTGGTACACATTTCCTCAGCTTGACGGATTAGCTCAAAGTACAACTTCAAAATATTACGCCATAAAAAGCCCCGAAGAAGCGATCGCCTATCTTAATCATCCAGTTTTAGGAGCGAGAATTTTGGAATGTGCAAATACGATTGTTGCCATTGAAGGAAAAACAGTTTCAGAAATCTTTGGTTATCCTGATGATCTCAAACTTAAATCGTCTATGACATTATTTTCTGAAGTTTCCGCAGAGCCTATATTTATTCGTGTCCTTGATCGGTATTTTCATGGCGATCGAGATGATAGAACACTTCAACTATTAAAAAAGCTCAAAAATACAAAATAA
- the gmk gene encoding guanylate kinase yields MVAGKLIVITGPSGVGKGTIVRSLLQRHPEIYLSISTTTRKPRLGEIDGKDYYFVNQSQFEAMIHRGELLEWAEYAGNYYGTPKVKVEEQIQLGKLVLLEIELLGARAIAKIFPAAQRIFILPPSLQELEQRIRKRGTDSEEAIIRRLSRAKEEIAAQNEFKHCLVNDDLKATIQKVEQLIFEECTDVSCS; encoded by the coding sequence ATGGTAGCAGGAAAACTCATTGTCATTACAGGTCCTAGTGGTGTCGGCAAAGGAACAATTGTGCGATCGCTCCTCCAACGACACCCTGAGATTTATCTCTCAATTTCAACTACAACCAGAAAACCCCGCCTTGGGGAAATCGATGGCAAAGATTATTACTTTGTTAATCAGTCTCAATTTGAGGCGATGATACATCGAGGAGAACTACTAGAATGGGCGGAGTATGCAGGTAATTATTACGGTACTCCTAAAGTAAAAGTAGAAGAGCAAATCCAGCTTGGTAAATTGGTTCTGTTAGAAATTGAATTGCTAGGAGCTAGAGCGATCGCAAAAATTTTTCCTGCTGCCCAACGTATTTTTATTTTGCCTCCTTCTTTGCAAGAATTGGAACAAAGAATTAGAAAACGCGGAACAGATTCAGAAGAAGCTATTATTCGTCGTTTAAGTAGAGCAAAAGAAGAAATAGCAGCCCAAAATGAGTTTAAGCATTGTCTAGTCAATGACGATCTTAAGGCTACAATTCAAAAAGTTGAACAGCTAATTTTTGAAGAGTGTACAGACGTTTCATGTTCCTGA
- a CDS encoding 2-hydroxyacid dehydrogenase, translating to MKVAVFNTKAYDQSFFNSSNEKYGHNLQFFEFALNPQSATLASDFPVVCVFVNDLINRKTIEILAQGKTRLIALRCAGFNNVNLKAAQEFGIGVVRVPAYSPYAVAEHTIALMLTLNRQIHRAYNRVREGNFSLNGLLGFDLHGCTVGIIGTGKIGRIVGQILTGFGCKILAYDLYPDQEFAQKYAQYVSLDELFAQANIISLHCPLTPETYHLINQEAITKMKSGVMLINTSRGGLIDTETIIDGLKSQKIAYLALDVYEQEENLFFEDLSNEVIQDDTFQRLLTFPNVIITGHQAFFTKNALENIADTTLANITDFEQGKSCPNEIKHF from the coding sequence ATGAAAGTAGCAGTTTTTAATACTAAAGCTTACGATCAAAGCTTTTTTAATTCTAGTAATGAAAAATATGGACATAATTTACAATTTTTTGAATTTGCTTTGAATCCTCAATCTGCTACTTTAGCTTCAGATTTTCCCGTAGTTTGCGTGTTTGTAAATGATTTAATTAATCGTAAAACTATAGAAATTTTAGCTCAAGGAAAAACTCGCTTAATTGCTTTACGTTGTGCTGGTTTTAATAATGTAAATCTCAAAGCAGCACAAGAATTTGGAATTGGTGTAGTTAGAGTTCCTGCTTATTCTCCTTATGCAGTTGCCGAACATACTATTGCACTAATGTTGACTCTTAATCGTCAGATTCATCGAGCTTACAATCGAGTTCGAGAAGGTAATTTTTCGTTAAATGGATTGTTAGGTTTTGATCTTCATGGTTGTACTGTAGGAATTATAGGAACAGGAAAAATTGGGAGAATTGTTGGTCAGATTTTAACAGGATTTGGTTGTAAAATTTTGGCTTACGATCTATATCCCGATCAAGAATTTGCTCAAAAATATGCCCAATATGTATCTTTAGACGAGTTATTTGCTCAAGCTAATATTATTTCTTTGCATTGTCCTCTTACTCCTGAAACTTATCATCTCATTAATCAAGAAGCAATTACAAAGATGAAATCAGGAGTAATGTTAATTAATACTAGTCGCGGAGGATTAATTGATACAGAAACAATTATTGATGGTTTAAAGTCTCAAAAAATTGCTTATTTAGCTTTAGATGTTTACGAACAAGAAGAAAATCTTTTTTTTGAAGATTTGTCTAATGAAGTTATTCAAGATGATACTTTTCAAAGATTATTAACTTTTCCTAATGTAATTATTACTGGACATCAAGCTTTTTTCACTAAAAATGCCCTAGAAAATATTGCTGATACTACTTTAGCTAATATCACCGATTTTGAGCAAGGAAAATCTTGTCCTAATGAAATTAAACATTTTTAA
- a CDS encoding ABC transporter ATP-binding protein, with amino-acid sequence MFYSSTFTSNTSTNYNSEEFLVIENLVKSFPQPDGSRTVILDGINLTIGAEEYISVIGHSGCGKSTLLRIIAGLDKPTSGMVTLEGKEIRKPGAERMMVFQSYALLPWLTVRENIRLAVDEVLKKATRAEKVSLVNEHIAMVNLTAAADKYPDELSGGMKQRVGIARALITRPKMLLMDEPFGALDALTKRKLQAQVLEIWENHRQAVMMITHDVDEAIYMSDRIILMTNGPEAKIGEIITVPFDHPRDRASLQNSQEYYEIRKKALDFLEHYS; translated from the coding sequence ATGTTTTATTCCAGCACTTTTACTAGTAATACCTCTACTAATTACAATTCAGAAGAATTTTTAGTGATTGAAAATCTAGTTAAATCTTTTCCTCAACCTGATGGTAGTCGGACGGTAATTCTTGATGGAATTAATTTAACGATTGGTGCAGAAGAATATATTTCCGTAATTGGTCACTCTGGTTGCGGTAAATCGACTTTATTGAGAATAATTGCTGGTTTAGATAAACCAACCTCTGGAATGGTAACTCTAGAAGGAAAAGAAATTCGTAAGCCTGGTGCAGAAAGGATGATGGTTTTTCAAAGCTATGCCCTACTACCTTGGCTAACTGTACGAGAAAATATTCGTTTGGCAGTAGATGAAGTCTTAAAAAAAGCTACGCGTGCCGAAAAAGTCAGTTTAGTTAACGAGCATATTGCAATGGTTAATTTAACTGCTGCTGCCGATAAATATCCTGATGAACTTTCTGGGGGGATGAAACAAAGGGTAGGAATTGCCCGTGCTTTGATTACTCGCCCGAAAATGTTACTGATGGATGAACCATTTGGAGCATTAGACGCTTTAACTAAAAGGAAACTGCAAGCACAAGTACTAGAAATTTGGGAAAATCATCGACAAGCAGTCATGATGATCACCCACGATGTAGACGAAGCAATTTATATGTCCGATCGCATTATTTTAATGACTAATGGTCCGGAAGCAAAAATTGGAGAAATTATTACTGTACCTTTTGACCATCCCCGCGATCGCGCCTCGCTACAAAATTCTCAAGAATATTATGAGATTAGAAAAAAAGCTTTAGATTTTCTGGAACACTATAGTTAA
- the ntrB gene encoding nitrate ABC transporter permease, with the protein MNLSTLAVAGQVAWGRIKPVVVRDTVLLPAAGFLGLIAVWWVIALFRPELMPTPPQALMENLDYIFHPFYRRGPGDLGLGWLLLASLRRVIIGFLIGAAVAIPVGFLIGMSRSAMLAINPLIQVLKPVSPLAWLPIALAIFNIADPSAIFVIFITSLWSTIINTALGVSSVPKEYQDVGQMLEMPAWKKIVKIILPASLPYIFTGLRISLGIAWLVIVAVEMLTGGIGIGFFVWDEWSRLNLSSVFLAVFVIGITGLILDYLLGLIQIWVTHRPASS; encoded by the coding sequence ATGAATTTATCAACCCTTGCTGTAGCGGGGCAAGTGGCTTGGGGACGTATCAAGCCAGTAGTTGTTCGAGACACTGTTTTACTACCAGCAGCAGGATTTTTAGGATTAATTGCTGTTTGGTGGGTGATCGCTTTATTTCGACCTGAATTAATGCCCACACCTCCACAAGCATTGATGGAGAATTTAGATTATATTTTTCATCCATTTTATCGTAGAGGACCAGGAGATCTTGGTCTTGGTTGGTTATTACTAGCTAGTTTACGACGCGTTATTATCGGTTTTTTAATTGGGGCTGCGGTAGCTATTCCTGTAGGATTTTTAATTGGGATGTCGAGAAGCGCAATGTTAGCGATCAATCCCCTAATTCAAGTTCTCAAACCCGTATCACCGTTGGCGTGGTTACCGATTGCCCTAGCTATTTTTAATATTGCCGATCCTTCTGCTATTTTTGTTATTTTTATTACTTCCTTATGGTCAACTATTATTAATACTGCTCTAGGAGTATCTAGCGTCCCAAAAGAATATCAAGACGTAGGACAAATGCTAGAGATGCCAGCCTGGAAAAAAATTGTCAAAATTATTCTGCCTGCTAGCCTACCTTATATTTTTACGGGCTTACGGATTAGTTTGGGGATTGCTTGGTTAGTAATCGTGGCAGTAGAAATGCTCACAGGTGGAATTGGCATTGGCTTTTTTGTCTGGGATGAATGGAGTCGTCTCAATCTTAGTTCGGTGTTTTTGGCTGTATTTGTAATTGGTATAACTGGCTTGATCCTTGACTACCTTTTGGGATTAATCCAAATCTGGGTAACCCATCGTCCTGCTAGTTCTTAG
- a CDS encoding CmpA/NrtA family ABC transporter substrate-binding protein — protein sequence MNQKLKRRAFLQGLSATASMMAISGCAISGSKAPKVLTEEALAVEPIVKPESLEKPNLTIGYVPVNDCAPFAIAWEKGFFRKYGLNVTLSRESSWANSRDGVIFGRLDASPVVSGAVMNARAGAEGARHAPLCAAMTIHRHGNAMTMSKELWDAGIRPWQDYQGDLEQFGSDFAGYFQKAPEQKRVWAVVLSSAIYEYFARYLVAATGLNPDEMFRIIITPPPQMVTNMRIGAMQAYMVAEPWNTRAISGNEGIGFTFAQGRELWRGHPDRLLAVMESFINENPKTYRSLVKAMIEACQYCSKPENLEEVAQIISERSFTGAKPELTRAGIVGDYNYGGFDDQKRIVKSLDTTLFFDLPAEVSSIPNDHSTFLWQSHNLWLMTQSTRWQQIRQFPKNADQIARIAWRTDLYREIAGEMGIKCPTEDYKVEPAETFIDNKAFDPSDPVGYLNSFKIRANAPGLFFMS from the coding sequence ATGAATCAAAAACTAAAACGTAGAGCCTTTTTACAAGGCTTATCCGCAACTGCGTCGATGATGGCAATTTCTGGTTGTGCTATTAGTGGCAGTAAAGCTCCCAAAGTTTTAACCGAGGAAGCTTTAGCAGTTGAACCAATCGTCAAACCTGAAAGTTTAGAAAAACCCAATCTAACTATTGGTTATGTTCCTGTTAACGACTGCGCTCCCTTTGCTATAGCTTGGGAGAAAGGTTTTTTTCGCAAGTATGGCTTGAATGTAACTTTAAGTCGCGAATCAAGTTGGGCAAATTCTCGTGATGGCGTAATTTTTGGTCGCCTCGATGCTTCTCCTGTAGTTTCTGGGGCAGTGATGAATGCTAGAGCGGGTGCTGAAGGCGCGCGTCATGCTCCTTTATGTGCTGCCATGACTATTCACCGTCACGGTAACGCCATGACTATGAGTAAAGAGTTATGGGATGCAGGTATTCGTCCCTGGCAAGATTATCAAGGAGATTTGGAGCAATTTGGCAGCGATTTTGCTGGTTATTTTCAAAAAGCTCCCGAACAAAAGCGAGTTTGGGCTGTAGTACTGAGTTCTGCTATTTATGAATACTTTGCCCGTTATCTAGTAGCAGCTACTGGATTAAATCCTGACGAAATGTTTCGCATTATTATTACTCCTCCACCCCAGATGGTTACGAATATGCGGATCGGAGCGATGCAAGCTTATATGGTGGCAGAACCTTGGAATACTCGTGCTATTTCAGGCAATGAGGGTATTGGGTTTACTTTTGCTCAAGGAAGAGAACTTTGGCGAGGACATCCCGATCGCCTTTTGGCAGTGATGGAATCTTTTATTAACGAGAATCCTAAAACTTATCGTTCTTTAGTCAAGGCGATGATCGAAGCTTGCCAATATTGCAGTAAACCAGAAAATCTCGAAGAAGTAGCCCAAATTATCTCCGAGCGTTCTTTTACTGGGGCAAAACCTGAATTAACTAGAGCGGGAATTGTTGGTGATTATAACTATGGTGGTTTTGATGATCAGAAGCGGATTGTTAAAAGTCTAGACACCACTCTCTTCTTCGATCTTCCTGCTGAAGTTTCGAGTATTCCTAACGATCATTCCACCTTTTTATGGCAGTCACACAATCTTTGGTTGATGACTCAATCGACACGTTGGCAACAAATTCGTCAATTTCCCAAGAATGCTGATCAAATTGCGCGGATAGCTTGGCGAACGGATTTATATCGAGAGATTGCTGGAGAAATGGGCATAAAATGCCCGACAGAAGATTATAAAGTTGAGCCAGCCGAAACATTTATCGACAATAAAGCTTTCGATCCTAGCGATCCAGTTGGTTATCTCAATAGTTTTAAGATTAGGGCGAATGCACCTGGTTTATTTTTTATGTCGTAA
- the clpP gene encoding ATP-dependent Clp endopeptidase proteolytic subunit ClpP: MGTDLVTIKTNRNKKNFMIPTVIESSGRGERAFDIYSRLLRERIVFLGQQVDDDIANLIVAQLLFLEAEDPEKDIYLYINSPGGSVSAGMGMFDTMNQIRPDVCTICIGLAASMGAFLLSAGAKGKRMSLPNSRIMIHQPLGGAQGQATDIEIQAKEILYLKQKLNQHLADHTGQPLSKIEEDTERDFFMSAEESKEYGLIDQVINRRPSASNPPAN; this comes from the coding sequence CTGGGAACTGATTTAGTTACAATCAAAACAAACCGCAATAAAAAAAACTTCATGATTCCTACAGTTATTGAAAGTTCTGGTCGTGGCGAACGCGCTTTTGATATTTATTCTCGTCTGTTGCGTGAAAGAATTGTCTTTCTCGGACAGCAAGTTGATGACGATATCGCCAACTTAATAGTTGCGCAGTTACTCTTTTTAGAAGCCGAAGACCCAGAAAAAGACATTTATCTTTATATTAATTCTCCTGGTGGTTCGGTTTCTGCTGGCATGGGAATGTTTGATACCATGAATCAAATTCGTCCTGATGTCTGTACAATTTGTATTGGGTTAGCTGCTTCAATGGGTGCATTTTTACTAAGTGCAGGTGCCAAAGGTAAGCGCATGAGTTTACCCAATTCGAGAATCATGATTCACCAACCTTTAGGTGGCGCACAAGGACAGGCTACAGATATTGAAATTCAGGCAAAAGAAATTCTCTATCTCAAACAAAAATTAAATCAACATCTTGCCGATCATACAGGACAGCCTCTGTCAAAAATTGAAGAAGATACCGAAAGAGACTTCTTTATGTCTGCTGAAGAATCAAAAGAATATGGTTTAATCGACCAAGTTATTAATCGTCGTCCTTCGGCTTCTAATCCTCCTGCTAATTAG
- a CDS encoding Rqc2 family fibronectin-binding protein, with the protein MQPVDYTTLIAVSSDLKSNWLPARIEQVYQRDRYTINLALRNLKTRKWLTIGWHPQAARICLGSPPPRVPDTFTFSDQLRHQLNGLALIEIVNLAPWERVLDLQFAQRPGEEPLWHLYVEIMGKYSNVILVDASGQIVTAAHQVNANQSSLRQIQTGQPYQIPPPLTGTIPKLQESKSSWQARVSLIPGKLQRQLLNSYRGLSPKVASEIIAAAELSPEQTTESLHSSDWQQLFRYWQKWLQTLATSAFKPAWFQDGYTVLGWQDLATADNIHHILDKYYTQELEKQEFQQIKHQLSQKITNLLKKLQQKADIFRQRLEQSDRSEEYRSQADLLMAHLQQWQPGMKSITLADFATGEPVKIPLNPEKNAVQNAQSLYKNHQKLKRAKTTVQPLLEAVESEINYLQQVQTALNQIENYQNSADLQTLTEIREELIQQEYLQTERQPNRSVDQDSQPYRYTTPSGFELWVGRNNRQNEQLTFRIAGDYDLWFHTQEIPGSHVLLRLQPGAVPDQADLQFSADLAAYHSQARESEQVPVVYTEPKNVYKPKGAKPGMAIYKRETVIWGRPQQSKKLLV; encoded by the coding sequence ATGCAACCTGTAGACTATACCACCTTAATAGCTGTTAGCAGCGATCTTAAAAGTAATTGGTTACCAGCGAGGATCGAACAAGTTTATCAACGCGATCGCTATACAATTAATCTTGCTCTCCGTAATCTTAAAACTAGAAAATGGTTGACTATTGGTTGGCATCCTCAAGCAGCAAGAATTTGTCTTGGTTCTCCTCCTCCTCGTGTTCCTGATACCTTTACCTTTAGCGATCAATTACGACATCAACTCAATGGTTTGGCTTTGATTGAAATTGTTAATCTTGCACCTTGGGAAAGAGTCTTAGATTTGCAATTTGCTCAACGTCCTGGAGAAGAACCTTTATGGCATTTATATGTCGAGATTATGGGTAAATATAGTAACGTCATTCTAGTTGATGCTAGTGGACAAATTGTAACGGCTGCTCATCAAGTTAATGCTAACCAATCTAGTCTGCGTCAAATTCAAACGGGACAACCTTATCAAATACCACCACCTTTAACGGGAACGATACCTAAATTGCAAGAATCGAAGTCAAGTTGGCAAGCTAGAGTAAGTTTAATTCCTGGTAAACTCCAACGACAGTTACTTAATTCTTATCGAGGTTTAAGTCCTAAAGTTGCTTCCGAAATAATTGCAGCAGCGGAATTGTCTCCAGAACAAACAACGGAAAGTTTACACTCTTCTGATTGGCAACAGTTATTTAGATATTGGCAAAAGTGGTTACAAACTTTAGCTACTTCTGCTTTTAAACCTGCTTGGTTTCAAGATGGTTACACTGTTCTTGGTTGGCAAGATTTAGCAACTGCCGATAATATTCATCATATTTTAGACAAATATTATACTCAGGAGTTAGAAAAACAAGAATTTCAGCAGATTAAACACCAATTAAGCCAGAAAATCACTAATCTTCTCAAAAAACTTCAACAAAAAGCAGATATATTTCGTCAACGTCTCGAACAATCGGATCGTTCTGAAGAATATCGTTCCCAAGCTGATTTATTGATGGCGCATCTTCAGCAATGGCAACCTGGAATGAAGTCGATTACTTTGGCAGATTTTGCTACAGGTGAACCAGTTAAAATTCCTCTTAATCCAGAAAAAAATGCCGTTCAAAATGCTCAATCTCTCTATAAAAACCATCAGAAACTCAAACGAGCAAAAACTACTGTTCAACCCTTGTTAGAAGCTGTGGAGTCAGAAATTAACTATTTACAACAAGTTCAAACTGCTCTGAATCAAATAGAAAATTATCAAAACTCTGCCGATCTTCAAACCCTAACTGAAATACGTGAAGAACTTATTCAACAAGAGTATTTACAAACAGAACGACAACCAAACCGTTCAGTCGATCAAGATTCCCAACCCTATCGTTATACAACACCTTCGGGTTTTGAATTATGGGTAGGTAGAAATAATCGTCAAAACGAACAATTGACGTTCCGTATAGCTGGAGATTATGATCTGTGGTTTCACACTCAAGAAATTCCTGGTAGTCATGTTTTACTGCGACTTCAACCAGGTGCAGTACCCGATCAAGCTGATTTACAATTTTCTGCTGATTTAGCTGCTTATCATAGTCAAGCAAGAGAAAGCGAACAAGTTCCAGTCGTTTATACTGAACCCAAAAACGTCTACAAACCAAAAGGAGCGAAACCTGGAATGGCAATCTACAAGCGGGAAACAGTGATTTGGGGTCGTCCGCAACAAAGTAAAAAACTTTTAGTATAA